Proteins co-encoded in one Fusobacterium varium genomic window:
- a CDS encoding (2Fe-2S)-binding protein, protein MRMIRLKIDDKVVLAPEGTTILNAALKAGINIPHLCYMEMPEIGYKNDCASCRVCVVEVKGMNRLLPSCTTPVAEGMEVITNSLKVMQKRRLVVELLLSDHPKDCLICGKNGECELQKLAISFGLREMRFEGKEAKHDKQYSISITRDITKCIMCRRCETMCEEIQSCGILTGIDRGFNVIVNTAFNRNLIDTNCTFCGQCVAVCPVGALYETDNSFKLSQDLIDPDKKVIVQVAPAVRVAIGELFGQKPGTDCTGKLVTALKKLGFDGVFDTNFAADITIMEEATELKHRLEENKKLPLFTSCCPSWVRFAELNYPEILENISSTKSPQQIFGSLAKNVWAEKMGIDRKNLVCVSIMPCISKKYEASREELAVDENPDVDYSLTTRELGRIFKQYNIDFNSLADSEFDSPMGDSTGAADIFGRTGGVMEAAARTLYEWVANEKLDNLDFIPLRGFEEVRTAEVKIGDKNLRLAVVHGLGAARKVVEKILAGEEEFHAIEVMACKGGCIGGGGQPYHHGNFDIIKTRAEAIQNLDYHKEIRASHKNPYIVELYEKELGEPYGDKAHKLFHTHYVDRKVK, encoded by the coding sequence ATGAGAATGATTAGATTAAAGATAGATGATAAAGTAGTATTGGCACCAGAGGGAACAACTATATTAAATGCAGCCTTAAAAGCAGGAATAAATATCCCACATCTATGTTATATGGAGATGCCTGAAATAGGATATAAAAATGATTGTGCTTCATGTAGAGTTTGTGTAGTTGAGGTAAAAGGGATGAATAGATTACTTCCTTCATGTACAACTCCAGTAGCAGAGGGAATGGAGGTTATTACAAACTCATTGAAAGTTATGCAAAAAAGAAGATTAGTAGTGGAACTTTTACTTTCAGATCACCCAAAAGATTGTTTAATCTGTGGGAAAAATGGAGAGTGTGAACTTCAAAAACTAGCTATATCTTTTGGGCTTAGAGAGATGAGATTTGAGGGAAAAGAGGCAAAACATGACAAGCAATATTCAATATCTATAACTCGTGATATTACAAAATGTATCATGTGTAGAAGATGTGAGACTATGTGTGAAGAGATTCAATCTTGTGGAATACTTACAGGGATAGATAGAGGATTTAATGTAATTGTAAATACTGCATTTAATAGAAATCTGATAGATACTAATTGTACTTTCTGTGGGCAATGTGTGGCAGTTTGTCCAGTAGGGGCTCTATATGAAACTGACAATAGCTTTAAACTTTCTCAAGATTTAATAGATCCTGATAAAAAAGTAATAGTTCAAGTAGCACCAGCAGTTAGAGTGGCAATAGGAGAGTTATTTGGACAAAAACCAGGAACAGATTGTACTGGTAAGTTGGTTACTGCTCTTAAAAAATTAGGTTTTGATGGAGTATTTGATACAAACTTTGCAGCAGATATAACAATAATGGAAGAAGCAACAGAGTTAAAACATAGATTGGAAGAAAATAAAAAGTTGCCATTATTTACATCATGTTGTCCATCTTGGGTTAGATTTGCAGAGCTAAATTATCCAGAGATACTAGAAAATATATCTTCTACAAAATCACCACAACAAATTTTTGGTTCTTTAGCTAAAAATGTTTGGGCAGAAAAAATGGGAATTGATAGAAAAAATTTAGTCTGTGTTTCTATAATGCCATGTATCTCTAAAAAATATGAGGCATCAAGGGAAGAACTTGCAGTTGATGAAAATCCAGATGTAGATTACTCTTTAACAACTAGAGAGTTAGGAAGAATCTTTAAACAATATAATATTGACTTTAACTCTTTAGCAGATAGTGAGTTTGATTCACCAATGGGAGATTCTACTGGAGCAGCTGACATTTTTGGAAGAACAGGTGGAGTTATGGAAGCTGCAGCTAGAACATTATATGAGTGGGTAGCTAATGAAAAATTAGACAATTTAGATTTTATTCCATTGAGAGGATTTGAAGAGGTAAGAACTGCTGAAGTTAAGATAGGAGATAAGAATTTAAGATTAGCAGTTGTGCACGGATTGGGAGCAGCTAGAAAGGTAGTTGAAAAGATATTAGCAGGAGAAGAGGAATTTCATGCAATAGAGGTAATGGCATGTAAAGGTGGTTGTATTGGTGGAGGAGGACAACCTTATCACCATGGAAACTTTGATATTATAAAAACTAGAGCTGAAGCAATTCAAAATTTAGATTATCATAAAGAGATTAGAGCTTCTCATAAAAATCCATATATAGTAGAGCTTTATGAAAAAGAGTTAGGAGAACCTTATGGAGATAAGGCACATAAACTTTTCCATACTCACTATGTAGATAGAAAAGTTAAATAG